From the Gemmatimonadales bacterium genome, one window contains:
- a CDS encoding NADP-dependent malic enzyme, giving the protein MSDRTQDALRYHEEGRPGKIQVVPTKATSNQRDLSLAYTPGVAIPCLAIAERPEDAYRYTARGNLVAVVSNGTAVLGLGDIGPLAGKPVMEGKGVLFKTFADIDVFDLEINAKEPDDVIRFCEALEPTVGGINLEDIKSPDCFYIEERLRASLSIPVFHDDQHGTAIISGAALLNGLDVVGKKIDEVRCVFLGAGAAAIATAEHYVRLGVRREHITLVDKIGVINSGRTDLDPYKLRFVHDPAPQTRAEAIAGADVFVGLSAAHAVPAAEIATMARDLLVFALANPDPEITPEEVRAVRPDAIIATGRTDYPNQVNNVLGFPFIFRGALDVRARAINEEMKMAATRALAALAREDVPEVVLRAYGVDQIHFGRDYLIPKPFDPRVLLWVAPAVAWAAISSGVATQPLDLDEYRHKLESRLSRGRAVMRSLSNRASMELQRVAMTDAEDPRILRAARIIRDEGSAQPILVGHAAEIAASAEALGMSLEGMEIADPYTSPKRAAYAQQLWARRRRRGITEGEALRRMRLSAYFGAGMVAAGDADALVVGENQHYPDAIKPAMRVIGAEPGKAVAGIYMMVFQGETIFLADCTVNIDPDSQRLKQIALATGAFVRKLGIEPRIAMLSFSNFGSVKHPASRKVWEAVAMLHQEYPQLHVDGEMQADTALVESILNRYYPNSRLGGKANVLIFPELSGANICYKLLSNLAGAQAIGPILVGMAAPVHVLQRGSDVDAIVNLTVIAAVDAQERARATGARPAPALIAT; this is encoded by the coding sequence ATGAGCGATCGCACGCAGGACGCCCTCCGGTACCACGAAGAGGGCCGGCCCGGCAAGATCCAAGTGGTCCCCACCAAGGCGACCAGCAACCAGCGCGATCTTTCCCTGGCCTACACGCCGGGCGTGGCGATCCCCTGCCTGGCCATCGCGGAGCGGCCGGAGGATGCCTACCGGTACACCGCCCGCGGCAACCTGGTCGCGGTCGTGTCCAACGGCACCGCCGTCCTTGGCCTCGGCGACATCGGTCCGCTCGCCGGCAAGCCGGTGATGGAGGGGAAGGGCGTCCTCTTCAAGACCTTCGCCGACATCGACGTCTTCGATCTCGAAATCAACGCCAAGGAGCCGGACGACGTGATCCGGTTCTGCGAGGCGCTGGAGCCGACGGTCGGCGGCATCAACCTCGAGGACATCAAGAGCCCGGACTGTTTCTACATCGAGGAACGACTCCGCGCGTCGCTCTCGATTCCCGTGTTCCACGACGACCAGCACGGCACCGCGATCATCAGCGGTGCCGCGTTGCTCAACGGGCTGGACGTCGTCGGAAAAAAGATTGACGAAGTGCGGTGCGTCTTCCTCGGCGCCGGCGCGGCGGCCATCGCCACCGCCGAGCACTACGTCCGGCTCGGCGTGCGTCGCGAGCACATTACGCTGGTCGACAAGATCGGCGTCATCAACTCGGGGCGCACCGACCTCGATCCGTACAAGCTGCGCTTCGTCCATGATCCGGCGCCGCAGACCCGCGCGGAGGCGATTGCCGGCGCCGATGTGTTCGTGGGATTGAGCGCCGCCCATGCCGTCCCCGCCGCCGAGATCGCGACGATGGCCCGCGACCTGCTGGTCTTCGCCCTGGCGAACCCCGATCCGGAAATCACGCCGGAAGAGGTCCGCGCGGTCCGCCCCGACGCCATCATCGCCACCGGCCGCACCGACTATCCCAACCAGGTGAACAACGTCCTCGGGTTCCCCTTCATCTTCCGCGGCGCCCTGGACGTGCGGGCACGGGCGATCAACGAGGAGATGAAGATGGCGGCCACGCGCGCCCTGGCGGCGCTGGCGCGCGAGGACGTGCCCGAGGTGGTGCTGCGCGCCTACGGCGTGGACCAGATCCACTTCGGCCGCGACTACCTCATTCCCAAACCCTTCGACCCCCGGGTGCTGCTCTGGGTCGCGCCGGCCGTCGCGTGGGCCGCGATCTCAAGTGGCGTGGCCACCCAGCCGCTCGATCTCGACGAATATCGGCACAAGCTCGAGAGCCGGCTGAGCCGGGGCCGGGCGGTGATGCGCAGCCTCAGCAACCGGGCCTCGATGGAATTGCAGCGGGTGGCCATGACCGACGCCGAGGATCCCCGGATCCTCCGGGCGGCGCGCATCATCCGCGACGAAGGGTCCGCGCAGCCCATCCTCGTTGGCCACGCCGCCGAAATCGCCGCCAGCGCCGAGGCGCTCGGCATGTCGCTCGAGGGGATGGAGATCGCGGACCCGTACACCTCACCGAAGCGGGCCGCGTACGCACAACAGCTCTGGGCGCGACGGCGGCGGCGGGGCATCACCGAGGGCGAGGCCCTCCGCCGGATGCGGCTCTCCGCCTATTTCGGTGCCGGCATGGTGGCGGCCGGCGACGCCGACGCCCTGGTGGTCGGGGAAAACCAGCACTACCCGGACGCGATCAAGCCGGCCATGCGGGTCATTGGCGCGGAGCCGGGCAAGGCCGTGGCGGGGATCTACATGATGGTCTTTCAGGGCGAGACCATCTTCCTGGCCGACTGCACCGTCAACATCGATCCCGACAGCCAGCGGCTGAAGCAGATCGCCCTGGCCACCGGCGCCTTTGTGCGGAAGCTCGGCATCGAGCCCCGGATCGCGATGCTGTCGTTCTCGAACTTCGGGTCCGTGAAGCACCCCGCCTCCCGCAAGGTGTGGGAGGCGGTGGCCATGCTGCACCAGGAGTACCCGCAGCTGCACGTGGACGGCGAGATGCAGGCGGACACCGCCCTCGTCGAGTCGATCCTGAACCGGTACTACCCCAACAGCCGGCTGGGCGGCAAGGCCAACGTCCTCATCTTCCCGGAGTTGAGCGGGGCGAACATCTGCTACAAACTGCTGAGCAACCTGGCCGGGGCGCAGGCCATCGGCCCCATCCTCGTCGGCATGGCAGCCCCGGTGCATGTGCTGCAGCGCGGCTCCGACGTCGACGCCATCGTCAACCTGACCGTCATCGCCGCCGTCGATGCGCAGGAGCGGGCGCGCGCCACCGGCGCCCGCCCCGCGCCGGCGCTGATCGCAACCTGA
- the ftsE gene encoding cell division ATP-binding protein FtsE, producing MIRFTQVSMAYPRGGMAVKDLSFRIAKGEFVFLTGHSGAGKSTILKLISADQRPTHGELRVSGFNIAELSPREVPKLRRRLGIVFQDFRLLQDRTAEENVAFALEVTGARPDTIPTRVHRVLTQVGLASRGRAYPTELSGGEQQRIAIARALVNDPPILLADEPTGNLDERSSRGVFQLLRDINTGGTCVVMATHDLALVRQTQYRVLELREGSLVFDSAEERIASEGIS from the coding sequence GTGATTCGATTTACGCAGGTATCGATGGCCTACCCGCGTGGCGGCATGGCCGTAAAGGACCTCTCCTTCCGCATTGCGAAGGGGGAGTTCGTATTTCTGACCGGCCACTCCGGCGCCGGGAAGTCCACCATCCTCAAACTCATCTCCGCCGACCAGCGCCCGACCCACGGGGAGCTGCGCGTCTCGGGATTCAACATCGCGGAGCTGTCGCCCCGCGAGGTGCCGAAGCTCCGGCGCCGCCTTGGCATCGTCTTCCAGGACTTTCGCCTGTTGCAGGACCGGACCGCGGAGGAGAATGTCGCCTTCGCGCTGGAGGTCACGGGCGCGCGGCCCGACACAATCCCGACGCGCGTGCACCGGGTGCTGACCCAGGTGGGGCTCGCGTCACGCGGACGCGCCTACCCCACGGAACTCTCGGGCGGAGAGCAGCAGCGGATTGCCATCGCGCGCGCCCTCGTCAACGACCCCCCGATCCTCCTGGCCGACGAGCCCACCGGCAACCTCGACGAGCGCTCCTCCCGTGGCGTCTTCCAGCTCCTGCGAGACATCAACACCGGCGGGACCTGCGTCGTCATGGCCACCCACGACCTCGCGCTGGTGCGCCAGACACAGTATCGCGTCCTGGAGCTGCGGGAAGGCTCGCTGGTCTTTGACAGCGCGGAAGAGCGCATCGCCTCGGAAGGCATCTCGTGA
- a CDS encoding peptidoglycan DD-metalloendopeptidase family protein has translation MAVAPVQAQGGMTELQRSRQRLDSIRQERQRLEAQQERLQGQVRDVNADLRNIERQRETTNRIVNEIESQLSGLNNELGRVSGELALAEDNLEEKQAVLERRLIDIYKRGPMYTFQALLAAASFGDLLARYKYLYLTSRQDQALVHDVEALNARVRRQRNDLLGIRATLGSTREDRERELKRYADLATARARRLSQLQRSGQATEEKLGTLERDEARLNEVLAALERASRNAAAAGGAPIPGGLTTEDIGKLDWPVNGRVVYNFGRTTLPSGVAVRWTGIGIGAAEGTPIKVVETGRVDLIQRIGTYGLTVVVLHGNGYRSLYAHLQNASVVVGQDVTRGQVIGTVGGANSEQGPHLHFEIRGENSIALDPSDWLRRRR, from the coding sequence ATGGCCGTTGCACCCGTCCAGGCGCAGGGCGGCATGACCGAACTGCAACGCAGCCGCCAGCGCCTCGATTCGATTCGGCAGGAACGGCAGCGGCTGGAAGCGCAGCAGGAACGGCTGCAGGGCCAGGTCCGCGACGTCAACGCCGACCTCCGCAACATCGAACGCCAGCGCGAAACCACCAACCGCATCGTCAACGAAATCGAGTCGCAGCTCTCCGGCCTCAACAACGAGCTGGGCCGCGTCAGCGGCGAGCTCGCACTCGCCGAGGACAACCTCGAGGAGAAGCAGGCGGTGCTGGAGCGGCGGTTGATCGACATCTACAAGCGCGGCCCGATGTACACCTTCCAGGCGCTGCTGGCCGCCGCCTCCTTCGGCGACCTCCTGGCGCGGTACAAGTACCTCTACCTCACGAGCCGGCAGGACCAGGCGCTGGTGCACGATGTCGAGGCCCTCAACGCGCGGGTCCGGCGGCAGCGCAACGACCTCCTCGGCATCCGGGCGACGCTCGGCAGCACGCGGGAAGACCGGGAGCGGGAGCTCAAGCGCTACGCCGACCTGGCGACGGCGCGGGCCCGTCGGCTCTCGCAACTGCAGCGCTCCGGTCAGGCCACCGAGGAGAAGCTGGGCACACTGGAGCGAGACGAAGCCAGGTTGAATGAGGTGCTCGCGGCCCTGGAGCGTGCCAGCCGAAACGCTGCCGCCGCCGGCGGAGCGCCCATCCCGGGCGGCCTGACGACCGAGGACATTGGCAAGCTCGACTGGCCGGTCAATGGCCGGGTGGTTTACAACTTCGGGCGCACCACACTCCCCAGCGGCGTTGCGGTGCGGTGGACCGGGATCGGGATCGGCGCAGCAGAGGGCACGCCGATCAAGGTGGTGGAGACGGGACGGGTGGACCTGATTCAACGGATCGGGACGTATGGACTGACGGTGGTCGTCCTGCACGGCAACGGCTATCGCTCCCTCTATGCGCACCTGCAGAACGCGAGTGTGGTCGTGGGGCAGGACGTGACGCGCGGGCAGGTCATCGGGACGGTCGGCGGGGCGAACTCCGAACAGGGGCCCCATCTCCACTTCGAGATCCGGGGCGAGAATTCGATTGCCCTCGACCCGTCGGACTGGCTGCGGCGGCGGCGGTAG
- a CDS encoding deoxyribonuclease IV, which yields MKSSRPVTAKKKPTRAHERLGAHVSTQGGVQTAPARGVDIGATAIQIFTKTPNQWREPVLDEGTVTAFRRAYEDSGMNGVVAHDSYLINLASPDPALSERSIASFVAELTRCHQLGLDGVVSHPGNYLDDREAGLQRNARAYAKALRAAPGEVMVLLETTAGTGTALGSRFDELAALRALIPDDLRHRIGFCADTCHLYSAGYDLVNAYDAVWEEWDRVIGLEHLRCFHLNDSKTPFDSHKDRHELIAEGSLGAEPFRRIMRDERFGDIIKVLETPKGDDMVSNDRRMLRRLRAYARGGRKPVR from the coding sequence ATGAAATCATCCCGTCCAGTCACCGCGAAGAAGAAACCCACCCGGGCACACGAGCGCCTGGGCGCCCACGTGTCCACCCAGGGCGGGGTGCAGACCGCACCCGCCCGGGGCGTCGACATCGGCGCCACGGCCATCCAGATCTTTACCAAGACGCCCAACCAGTGGCGGGAACCGGTGCTCGACGAGGGCACCGTGACCGCGTTCCGGCGGGCGTACGAAGACAGTGGTATGAATGGGGTTGTGGCGCACGATTCGTACCTGATCAACCTCGCCTCCCCCGACCCTGCGCTAAGCGAGCGCTCCATCGCCTCTTTCGTGGCCGAACTGACCCGGTGTCACCAGCTGGGGCTCGACGGGGTGGTGTCGCACCCAGGCAACTATCTCGACGACCGGGAGGCCGGCCTGCAACGGAATGCACGGGCCTACGCCAAGGCGCTGCGGGCAGCGCCCGGCGAGGTCATGGTCCTCCTCGAGACCACGGCGGGCACCGGCACCGCACTGGGAAGCCGATTCGACGAGCTTGCCGCATTGCGGGCACTGATTCCCGACGACCTCCGCCACCGGATCGGCTTCTGCGCCGACACCTGCCATCTGTACTCCGCCGGGTACGACCTGGTGAACGCCTACGACGCCGTCTGGGAGGAGTGGGATCGCGTCATCGGCCTGGAACACCTGCGCTGCTTCCACCTGAACGATTCCAAGACCCCGTTCGACTCCCACAAGGACCGCCACGAGCTGATCGCGGAGGGGTCGCTGGGGGCCGAGCCATTCCGCCGGATCATGCGGGACGAGCGCTTCGGGGACATCATCAAGGTCCTCGAGACGCCCAAGGGGGACGACATGGTCAGCAACGACCGCCGGATGCTCCGGAGGCTGCGGGCCTACGCCCGGGGGGGCCGAAAGCCGGTTCGTTGA
- a CDS encoding permease-like cell division protein FtsX — protein sequence MSLLTRETFRSFRRAPMLSALSITTIAFSLFTVGLFGLVAVNMQEALRGISNRVEIEAFLLRGTPPETITLASQDIASFPEVDAVVYVDEDEAMQRAQQELIEFKDAYRDLQVNPLPASLQISLKEGFRDASHVTAVAKRIEGFSFVDDVRFGREWIENLDRLRNLAGFVGLVIGLAFASVAVVIIGVTIRMTVLQRAREIAIMRLVGATDAFIRGPFLLDGAVKGFLGGVLAVVLSRIAFELFRRNSTTAVHALLFFEPKHLLLGILFGVAIGLGGSLVSVGRHLRNV from the coding sequence GTGAGCCTCCTGACCCGCGAGACGTTCCGGTCGTTCCGGCGGGCGCCGATGCTGTCAGCGCTGTCGATCACGACGATCGCCTTTTCGCTCTTTACGGTGGGACTGTTCGGGCTGGTGGCCGTGAACATGCAGGAAGCACTGCGCGGCATCAGCAACCGGGTGGAAATCGAGGCGTTTCTCCTCCGCGGAACGCCGCCGGAAACGATCACGCTGGCCTCGCAGGACATTGCCTCGTTCCCGGAGGTCGATGCGGTCGTCTACGTGGACGAGGACGAGGCGATGCAGCGGGCCCAGCAGGAACTGATTGAGTTCAAGGACGCCTACCGCGACCTGCAGGTGAACCCGCTCCCCGCATCGCTGCAGATCTCGCTGAAGGAAGGCTTCCGGGACGCTTCGCACGTGACGGCGGTGGCCAAGCGGATCGAGGGCTTCTCGTTCGTGGACGACGTGCGTTTCGGCCGCGAGTGGATCGAGAACCTGGACCGGCTGCGCAATCTCGCGGGGTTCGTCGGGCTGGTCATCGGGCTGGCGTTTGCGTCGGTGGCGGTCGTGATCATTGGCGTCACCATCCGGATGACGGTGCTCCAGCGGGCACGGGAAATCGCCATCATGCGCCTGGTCGGCGCCACCGACGCGTTCATCCGCGGTCCCTTCCTCCTCGATGGCGCGGTCAAGGGCTTCCTCGGCGGCGTCCTGGCGGTGGTGCTCTCCCGGATCGCGTTCGAGCTCTTCCGCCGCAACAGCACGACCGCCGTGCATGCCCTGCTCTTCTTCGAACCGAAACACCTCCTGCTGGGCATACTCTTCGGCGTGGCCATCGGGCTCGGGGGAAGCCTCGTGAGCGTCGGAAGACACTTGAGAAATGTCTAG
- a CDS encoding diguanylate cyclase, with protein sequence MTERAPGGALAHPRVLLLGDPTLRPDGLERALVRGGFQVLEADHLPEDPPTGMLPDLALLTAADANASLAAELEHLRLGAWSEVPVFALLASDQPDGVQAALRLGAAEAMSAPVKLGELCARVEARLRGRASLESHRRERRVSGLMFDIFAEVSTAIRPDEIVQTLVRRVGSALELAHCSFLLTPPGEPTGRVVAVHESPGLRDLTVDLARYPEVQEAVRTEKPVFVPDVHTHPLFADARAHWTEHQVRVQIRSVLAIPVALQGHIAGVFLLRTRRSDPALAPEQVAFAETITTAAARVLETEERRSTIYRRLAGVSAHDPLTGCGTLDALDRRIREEFERARRYALSFSLILLDVDQLRSLNERLGMEGGDRVLAELGRLLQSQLRAPDFVSRYGGDEFALILPETDMEGARRSVWRVREQILASPFAELAAEDRPRLSAGIVTFPHPSAVQTEDLFALVEAALLRGKAQTDERIGTADSVAA encoded by the coding sequence GTGACTGAACGCGCTCCGGGTGGCGCCCTCGCCCACCCACGAGTCCTGCTGCTCGGCGACCCGACGCTGCGGCCCGATGGCCTTGAGCGCGCGCTGGTGCGCGGCGGGTTCCAGGTGCTCGAGGCCGACCACCTTCCCGAGGATCCGCCGACGGGCATGCTCCCCGACCTCGCCCTGTTGACGGCGGCCGACGCGAACGCCTCGCTCGCCGCCGAGCTGGAGCACCTCCGCCTTGGGGCCTGGAGCGAGGTGCCGGTGTTCGCCCTCCTCGCGTCCGATCAGCCCGACGGGGTGCAGGCGGCGCTCCGTCTCGGCGCGGCCGAAGCGATGTCGGCGCCCGTCAAATTGGGCGAGCTCTGCGCGCGAGTCGAGGCGCGGCTCCGGGGACGCGCCAGCCTGGAATCGCATCGCCGCGAGCGCCGGGTCAGTGGGCTCATGTTCGACATCTTCGCCGAAGTCTCCACGGCCATCCGGCCCGACGAAATCGTGCAGACGCTGGTGCGGCGTGTCGGCTCCGCCCTGGAACTTGCGCACTGCTCCTTCCTCCTGACCCCACCCGGCGAGCCCACTGGTCGGGTCGTCGCGGTCCACGAGAGCCCCGGCCTCCGCGACCTGACGGTCGACCTGGCGCGGTATCCCGAGGTGCAGGAGGCGGTCCGGACGGAGAAGCCGGTCTTCGTGCCGGATGTCCACACCCATCCCCTCTTTGCCGACGCACGCGCCCACTGGACCGAGCACCAGGTGCGGGTGCAAATCCGGAGCGTGCTGGCAATCCCGGTGGCGTTGCAGGGTCACATCGCGGGAGTCTTCCTCCTGCGCACCCGACGCTCCGATCCGGCCCTGGCCCCTGAACAGGTCGCCTTCGCCGAGACGATTACCACCGCCGCGGCCCGCGTGCTCGAGACCGAGGAACGGCGGTCCACCATCTATCGTCGCCTGGCCGGCGTGTCAGCGCACGACCCGCTGACCGGCTGCGGAACCCTCGACGCCCTCGACCGCCGGATCAGGGAGGAGTTTGAGCGGGCCCGCCGCTACGCCCTGAGCTTCAGCCTCATCCTGCTCGACGTGGACCAGCTGCGGTCGCTGAACGAGCGACTTGGCATGGAGGGGGGGGACCGTGTCCTGGCGGAGCTGGGCCGTCTCCTGCAGAGCCAGCTGCGCGCTCCCGACTTCGTGTCACGCTATGGCGGTGACGAATTCGCCCTGATCCTGCCGGAAACGGACATGGAAGGCGCGCGGCGGTCGGTGTGGCGGGTCCGCGAACAGATCCTCGCCTCGCCGTTTGCGGAACTCGCGGCGGAGGATCGGCCGCGGCTGAGCGCGGGTATCGTCACTTTCCCCCATCCCTCCGCCGTGCAGACCGAGGACCTCTTTGCCCTGGTAGAGGCGGCGCTGCTCCGCGGCAAGGCCCAAACCGACGAGCGGATCGGGACCGCCGACTCCGTCGCGGCCTAG
- a CDS encoding PLP-dependent aspartate aminotransferase family protein — protein sequence MTPPRPGPSTLSVHGIPHRRADWTPVVNPVVQSTTFVNPVGSSEEVLYTRYGNNPNQVDLARKYALLEGADAAVFLSSGMGATALAHLAVLRPGDHLVASEWIYGGTRRLFDDELGRFGIEVSYVDPTQHRLWRKSVRKSTRAIFVETPTNPTLRIIDLAPIAQVTKEFGLALLVDGTFASPINLRPIEHGADVVISSATKYLNGHSDVIAGAVAGSASFIEEVTRLMRLWGQSIDPHAAWLVERGLRTLAVRMERHNTNGMAVAEWAAAQPEFSAVHYPGLPAHPDHAYAREMLHGFGGMVGLQLVGGARASERFLKKLKLVAHAPSLAGVESLISEPRLTSHKGLSAEDRTRIGIPDGFLRLSCGIEDAADIIGDLEQALGR from the coding sequence ATGACCCCACCGCGCCCCGGCCCCTCGACGCTGTCTGTCCACGGCATTCCCCATCGCCGCGCCGACTGGACCCCGGTGGTCAATCCGGTGGTCCAGAGCACCACGTTCGTGAATCCGGTTGGCTCCAGTGAAGAGGTGCTGTACACCCGGTACGGCAACAACCCGAACCAGGTCGACCTCGCCCGCAAGTACGCCCTCCTCGAGGGCGCGGATGCGGCGGTGTTCCTCTCCAGCGGGATGGGGGCCACCGCGCTGGCCCACCTCGCCGTGCTGCGTCCCGGCGACCACCTCGTGGCCAGCGAGTGGATCTACGGCGGCACCCGTCGTCTCTTTGACGACGAACTCGGCCGCTTCGGCATCGAGGTCTCCTACGTCGACCCGACGCAGCATCGCCTGTGGCGCAAGTCGGTACGCAAGTCGACTCGCGCGATCTTCGTCGAGACCCCGACCAATCCCACGCTTCGCATCATCGACCTCGCCCCGATTGCCCAGGTCACGAAGGAGTTCGGGCTGGCCTTGCTGGTGGATGGCACCTTCGCCAGCCCCATCAACCTGCGGCCCATCGAGCACGGTGCCGACGTCGTCATCAGCAGCGCGACGAAGTACCTGAACGGCCACAGCGATGTGATCGCCGGGGCGGTGGCCGGGTCGGCCTCGTTTATCGAGGAGGTCACCCGCCTGATGCGGCTCTGGGGGCAATCGATCGACCCGCACGCCGCCTGGCTGGTGGAGCGCGGGCTCCGGACGCTGGCGGTCCGGATGGAGCGGCACAACACCAACGGGATGGCGGTGGCGGAGTGGGCCGCGGCACAGCCGGAATTCTCGGCGGTGCACTACCCGGGGCTGCCGGCCCACCCCGACCATGCCTATGCCAGGGAGATGCTGCACGGCTTCGGCGGGATGGTCGGATTGCAGCTGGTCGGGGGGGCACGCGCCTCGGAGCGCTTCCTCAAGAAGCTGAAGCTCGTGGCGCACGCGCCGAGTCTCGCCGGAGTCGAGAGCCTGATCTCCGAGCCGAGGCTGACGTCGCACAAGGGGCTCTCGGCAGAGGATCGGACGCGGATCGGCATCCCGGACGGGTTCCTTCGGCTGAGCTGCGGCATCGAGGACGCCGCGGATATCATCGGCGATCTGGAGCAGGCCTTGGGGAGGTAG
- a CDS encoding phosphoenolpyruvate carboxykinase, with protein sequence MTSSTATESRILANLGPAKLVEYAIRRGEGHLTDRGAFTAVTVPHTGRSPKDKFVVEDSTTAGAVWWDKNAKMSPAHFELLQADVEAHLAGHDIFQQDLFAGADPTYRLPVRFMGPNAWQMLFVRNMFLRPTPAELATFLPAFRVLHAPEFQADPARHGTATGTFIALNFAKRTVLIGGTRYAGELKKSIFTVLNWLLPERNVFPMHCSANIGPADDAAIFFGLSGTGKTTLSADPTRRLIGDDEHGWSDRGVFNFEGGCYAKVIRLSASGEPEIHAATQMFGTVLENVVLDLDDRSPMFDEDTITENTRASYPIDYIPNHEPGGQGGHPKTVIFLTADAFGVLPPIARLTPRQAMYHFLSGYTAKVAGTERGVTEPTATFSACFGAPFLPRHPGVYAKMLGEKLAAHGATVWLVNTGWTGGAYGTGSRMKLAHTRRMVGAALAGELDNATFRKDPVFGFDVPTAVPEVPAGLLDPRSTWPDPAAYDAQAAKLARMFADNFATFAAGVDADVAAAGPATA encoded by the coding sequence ATGACTTCCAGCACTGCCACGGAATCCCGCATTCTCGCCAACCTCGGCCCGGCAAAGCTCGTCGAGTACGCCATCCGGAGAGGCGAAGGCCACCTGACCGATCGCGGGGCCTTCACCGCCGTCACGGTCCCCCACACCGGACGGTCGCCCAAGGACAAGTTCGTGGTGGAAGACAGCACGACCGCCGGTGCGGTGTGGTGGGACAAGAACGCCAAGATGTCCCCCGCACATTTTGAATTGCTGCAGGCTGACGTCGAGGCGCATCTCGCGGGCCATGACATCTTCCAGCAGGATCTCTTTGCCGGCGCGGACCCGACCTATCGGCTGCCCGTACGCTTCATGGGCCCGAACGCCTGGCAGATGCTCTTCGTCCGGAACATGTTCCTCCGGCCCACGCCGGCGGAGCTGGCCACCTTCCTCCCGGCGTTCCGGGTGCTGCACGCACCTGAGTTCCAGGCCGATCCGGCGCGCCATGGCACCGCGACCGGGACCTTCATCGCCCTCAACTTCGCGAAGCGGACGGTGCTCATCGGCGGCACCCGGTACGCCGGCGAACTCAAGAAGTCCATCTTCACCGTCCTCAACTGGCTCCTGCCCGAGCGCAACGTCTTCCCGATGCACTGCTCGGCCAACATCGGGCCGGCGGATGACGCGGCGATCTTCTTCGGGCTGTCTGGCACCGGCAAGACCACGCTCTCGGCCGACCCCACCCGCCGCCTCATCGGCGACGATGAGCACGGCTGGAGCGACCGGGGCGTCTTCAATTTCGAGGGTGGATGCTACGCCAAGGTCATCCGCCTGAGCGCGTCCGGCGAACCGGAAATCCACGCCGCCACCCAGATGTTCGGCACGGTGCTCGAGAACGTGGTGCTCGACCTCGACGATCGCTCCCCGATGTTCGACGAGGACACCATCACGGAGAACACCCGCGCCAGTTATCCGATCGACTACATCCCGAACCACGAGCCGGGCGGACAGGGCGGGCACCCCAAGACGGTCATCTTCCTGACTGCCGATGCCTTCGGCGTCTTGCCGCCGATCGCGCGGCTCACGCCGAGGCAGGCGATGTACCACTTCCTCTCGGGCTATACCGCGAAAGTCGCGGGCACCGAGCGGGGGGTGACGGAGCCGACCGCCACCTTCTCCGCCTGCTTCGGCGCGCCGTTCCTGCCGAGGCATCCCGGTGTGTATGCCAAGATGCTGGGGGAGAAGCTTGCGGCGCACGGCGCCACCGTGTGGCTCGTGAACACCGGCTGGACCGGTGGTGCGTATGGCACCGGCTCACGGATGAAGCTGGCGCACACCAGGAGGATGGTGGGCGCGGCCCTGGCCGGCGAACTCGACAACGCGACCTTCCGGAAGGATCCGGTCTTCGGCTTCGACGTCCCCACGGCGGTGCCGGAGGTGCCGGCCGGTCTGCTCGACCCTCGGAGCACCTGGCCCGACCCGGCGGCCTATGATGCGCAGGCCGCCAAGCTGGCGCGGATGTTCGCCGACAACTTCGCGACCTTCGCCGCCGGCGTCGACGCCGACGTGGCCGCGGCTGGGCCGGCCACTGCCTGA